One Besnoitia besnoiti strain Bb-Ger1 chromosome VIII, whole genome shotgun sequence DNA segment encodes these proteins:
- a CDS encoding transaldolase (encoded by transcript BESB_083320), with translation MSNTKKRAGASDQGAPSPAAKLRKTEENNVHENSLEALRKLSVVVADTGDFESLKKYLPQDATTNPSLLLKAASMPQYAHLMDKAIEDAKKVHAKSEVNSARLEEVIDQLFVAFGVEILKIVPGVVSTEVSAALSFDVDASVAKARKLIQMYAERGIEKERVLIKLATTWEGCEAAKILEKEGIHCNMTLLFSFAQAVAAAEARATLISPFAGRILDWYKKNYPERQAEFVGDKDPGVQTVKRIYNYYKKHNYPTTVMAASFRNIGEIIALAGCDKVTVAPALLEELKSQTAPVPRALSPEAAGHSALADSQKNSLKVEREAAKAHSKSEDVNGAQSASGDEEKLHLDEKAFRWLLNEDAMATEKLAEGIRSFSKDLITLKNMVREKLVMKGTRA, from the exons ATGTCTAACACAAAgaagcgcgccggcgcgtcggaTCAGGGCGCTCCCTCTCCTGCTGCAAAGCTGCGAAAAACCGAGGAAAACAACGTGCAC GAGAACtctctggaggcgctgcgcaaactctccgtcgtcgtcgccgacaCGGGAGACTTTGAGAGTCTGAAAAAGTACCTGCCGCAGGACGCGACGACCAAtccttcgctgcttctcaAGGCGGCATCGATGCCGCAGTACGCGCATCTGATGGACAAGGCGATcgaggacgcgaagaaagTCCACGCGAAATCCGAGGTAAACTCTGCCCGACTTG AGGAGGTCATTGATCAGCTGTTtgtcgccttcggcgtcgAAATTCTGAAAATCGTCCCTGGCGTCGTCAGCACCGAagtctccgctgcgctgTCCTTCGACGTTGACG CGTCggtggcgaaggcgcggaagtTGATTCAGATGTACGCAGAGCGCGGCatcgagaaggagcgcgtTCTGATCAAACTGGCGACGACTTGGGAAGGCTGCGAAGCCGCAAAGATCCTCGAAAAAGAAGGCATCCACTGCAACATGACGCTTCTCTTCAGCTTCGCACAG gctgtggcggccgcggaggcgcgcgcgacgctgaTTTCTCCCTTCGCGGGTCGCATCTTGGACTGGTACAAGAAGAATTATCCCGAGCGCCAGGCAGAGTTCGTCGGCGACAAAGACCCTGGCGTGCAGACCGTCAAGCGCATCTACAACTACTACAAGAAGCACAACTACCCCACGACCGTCATGGCTGCCTCCTTTCGAAACATCG gCGAGATCATCGCCCTCGCAGGCTGCGACAAAGTCAcggtcgcgccggcgctgctggaggagctcaagtcgcagacggcgccggtgccgcgagcgctgagcccagaggccgcaggccaTTCCGCCTTGGCTGACTCGCAGAAGAACTCTTTAAAGGTTGAGCGGgaagctgcgaaggcgcacaGCAAGAGCGAAGATGTGAACGGCGCGCAGAGTGCCTCCGGGGACGAAGAAAAACTGCATCTCGATGAAAAGGCTTTTAGGTGGCTGCTCAACGAAGACGCCATGGCGACTGAGAAGCTCGCCGAAGGCATCCGCAGCTTCAGTAAAGACCTCATCACGCTCAAGAACATGGTTCGCGAGAAGCTCGTAATGAAGGGCACTCGCGCGTAG